In a single window of the Panthera leo isolate Ple1 chromosome A1, P.leo_Ple1_pat1.1, whole genome shotgun sequence genome:
- the SMIM33 gene encoding small integral membrane protein 33 — translation MHQAGRHPWPSPAVNGSAGQEPQRQLPDMLSGAWEPPRGDGLPLLTVIVTAFVLLAVCIVVAVHFGPRLHQGHATLPTEPPAPKPEGGIYLIHWRVLDPWDSHEDAQQEPPVPGSYPVPDGPTLSIEEVTYL, via the exons ATGCACCAG GCTGGCCGCCATCCCTGGCCTTCTCCAGCTGTGAACGGGTCAGCGGGGCAGGAGCCCCAGAGGCAGCTCCCGGATATGCTGAGTGGGGCTTGGGAACCACCTCGAGGAGATGGGCTGCCCCTGCTCACTGTCATCGTCACTGCCTTTGTCCTGCTGGCAGTCTGTATTGTGGTGGCAGTCCACTTTGGGCCAAGACTACATCAGGGCCATGCCACTCTCCCCACAGAGCCACCAGCCCCGAAGCCAGAGGGTGGCATCTACCTCATCCACTGGCGAGTGTTGGACCCCTGGGACAGTCATGAAGATGCCCAGCAGGAACCTCCTGTCCCTGGCTCCTACCCTGTGCCAGATGGGCCTACGCTCAGCATTGAAGAAGTCACATATCTATAG